The stretch of DNA TTCAGGAGAACGCGGGCGATGGCTACGCGCTGGCGCTGGCCGCCTGACAGTTTGATGCCGCGGTCGCCGACGAAGGCCTCGTAGCCCTTGCGGCCTTCGCCGTCGGAAAGATCGGCGATGAAGACATCGGCACTCGCAATCTTCGCCACCGCTTCGATCTCGTCCTTCGTCGCCTCCGGCCGGCCGTAACGGATATTGTCGCCGACCGAACGGTGCAGCAGCGCGACGTCCTGCGCGATGACCCCGATGGAGCGGCGCAGGCTCGCCTGGGTGACGGCGCGGATATCCTGCCCGTCGATGAAGATCGCACCATCCTCTATGTCGTAAAAACGCAGCAGCAGGCTCACCAGCGTCGTCTTGCCGGCACCGGAGAGGCCGACGAGCCCTACCTTTTCGCCGGGCCGAACCGTCAGCGACAGGTCATCGATAACAGGCTTGCCGGACTTGTAGGCGAAGCGGACATTTTCGAAACGGATTTCACCACGCTCGACCACGAGGTTCTTCGCATCCGTCCGGTCGGTGATAGTGGGCGGTGTCGTCATAACAGGCATGGCATCCTTGATCGTGCCGATCGCCTGGAAGATCTGTTGGCCCATTTGCAGGAAGGTGAAGGTGTGGCCGGACAGCCGTTGGAGGACATAGACGGCGCCGGTAAATTCGCCGATCGTCACGAACCCCTCGACGAGGCCGGTAAAGCCGATCGACAGAATGGACAGCCAGTGCAGCACGTTGAGGACGACGACCGTCAGCTCGGCTGTGCGATAAATGCGTTGTTCGCTTTGCTGCGTCTCGATCGACTTGCCGATAATACCGCGGATGGTGCCCGCCTCGCTGTCTTCAGCGGCGAACTGCTTGACCATCTGCATGTTGGTGTAGAGATCGGTGATGGCGCCGGCGATCAGGCTGCGCCGCTTGGCGGAGCGGCGAGCGCGCTCGGTAAAGATCGGTGCCAGCCTGACGGCGAGCAGGACGTTGAGCGTGATCCAGATGACGGTCGGCACGGCGAGTTGCCAGGACAAGGCGCTGAGTAGGATCACGGAGCCCACCATCTGCATCAGGAAGCGTGGAATGGACTGGAAGGCGGAAATGAGCTGCTGCTGGACAGCAGAGGCCACCTGCTGCAGGAGCGAGGCGACCTGGCCGGCGTAGAGATCATGGAAGAAGCCGAGATCCTGCCGCTCCACCGCCTTGTGGCCCTGCCACTGGATGGCGGCCGGCATGCCGATGCCGAGCGTATGCGAAGTCAGCGTGTTGACGAGGAACGAGGCGATCGGCATGGCCGGAAAGAGCAGCAGGCCGAGGAAGGTCAG from Rhizobium leguminosarum bv. trifolii WSM1325 encodes:
- a CDS encoding ABC transporter related (PFAM: ABC transporter related~SMART: AAA ATPase~KEGG: sucrose ABC transporter), translated to MSISDAIYRPFESLIRPLDIPYRPLPSKGPVAVLLHFISMFRGVLIVVTLCTMANEAMNLSIVWGLSVIVDGVTQQGASAFLASEWPLLTFLGLLLFPAMPIASFLVNTLTSHTLGIGMPAAIQWQGHKAVERQDLGFFHDLYAGQVASLLQQVASAVQQQLISAFQSIPRFLMQMVGSVILLSALSWQLAVPTVIWITLNVLLAVRLAPIFTERARRSAKRRSLIAGAITDLYTNMQMVKQFAAEDSEAGTIRGIIGKSIETQQSEQRIYRTAELTVVVLNVLHWLSILSIGFTGLVEGFVTIGEFTGAVYVLQRLSGHTFTFLQMGQQIFQAIGTIKDAMPVMTTPPTITDRTDAKNLVVERGEIRFENVRFAYKSGKPVIDDLSLTVRPGEKVGLVGLSGAGKTTLVSLLLRFYDIEDGAIFIDGQDIRAVTQASLRRSIGVIAQDVALLHRSVGDNIRYGRPEATKDEIEAVAKIASADVFIADLSDGEGRKGYEAFVGDRGIKLSGGQRQRVAIARVLLKDAPILVLDEATSALDSESEAAIQERLNLVMEGKTVIAIAHRLSTIARMDRIVVLDHGRIVEEGRPDELVEQDGLFARLWKRQTGGFIPEDIDEPLPASPTT